Within the Pseudomonadota bacterium genome, the region AACAATAGGCATTGAGGGTCTGCTTTATTATAAACCGGTCATTACACTCGGCAATGCATTCTACAACATTGAAGGCTTGGTGCATTACTGCGATGATTTTAAAAAACTTGATCAAGTCATAGAGAGTGCAATAAACAGCCATACTGACAGGCGTCTCATGGATAATTTCCTTTTCTATCTGAAGTTTTGCTATCAGATAGATGGCGATTTGAATAATCCGAACAGAGACAATATCATGCCTGTCGTAAATCGTATTAGAGAAGCGCTGGACAATGAGATTTAAAAGAGTCCTTTTTATATATCCGGATTATCCTGACAATCACTATGGCGGAAAAAGCTCTCACCCTCCTGTCGGAATAGGTTATATTGCCGAATATCTTAAAAGAACAGATGTGGATACAGCCACCATTGACTTGGGATTGCAACTACCTTCCAGCATCTTTTACAAAAGACTCGATGAATTCAAGCCGGATTTGATCGCTATTTCATTAATGACATTCAGGTACAAACATCATTATGCGCTTATCAAAAACATCGAATCATATGCAGATATACCGATCGCGGCAGGAGGGCCTCATCTTACCGCATGGAAATTGAACGTATTGGAACAGTGCAAAGAAATCGACTTTGGGGTCTCTCTGGAGGGTGAGCACACCATGGCTGCACTATGCAGTGATGAGGCACTTACTCAAATAAAAGGTCTCATTTACAGGGATGGCGGGGATGTAAGATTTAACGGAGAGCGTGATCTTATTGAAGACCTTGACACACTGCCCTTTCCAGAATATGAAGGCATTGACATGTCTTCATATTCTGATACAATGTGCATCTCCTCGTCCAGAGGGTGTCCTTACGGATGCATTTTCTGTCAATCAAAAAGCATTTTAGGGAGGCATTTCAGGGCAAGAAGCGCCGGCAACCTCCTGAATGAGATTGTTTTCTGGTACGAGAAAGGCATCCGAAACTTTAGTTTTATTGATGATAACTTTACTATGGATAGCAAAAGGGTTGTAGAGCTCTGTGAACTAATCAGAATGAATAATTTAAAACACTTGGACTTGAGCGCCACAGGGGTAAGGGCCGATCGCGTTGATGAAGACTTGTTGAGAAACATGAAGGATGCAGGTTTTACACACCTGTCTTTTGGAGTGGAATCAGCATCCGACAATATTCTGAAGATTCTCAAAAAAAACGAGTCTGTCAAGGAAATTGAAAGGAGTGTGTCGCTTGCCAACAAATTGGGTTTCTTTGTGAGACTTTATTTTGTTGTCGGCAGTCCCTACGAAACTATTGAGGATGTGAAAAAATCGATTGAATTTGCTGAAAAATATGGAACAGGTGGTTGTAATTTTGGCAGTCTCATGCCGCTCCCCGATACGAAACTAATGGAGTGGGTTAAAGAAAATGGCAATTTGTTGATGGATCCCGAATATTATTTGAATGAATTTGCTGAATTTGAACGTATACCCTATTATAATGGCCCTGGCATGACCCTCGATGAAAAGAGAACTGCCCTTGAAATAACAGAAAAGGTAAGGATAAAACTTGAAAACAGGTACCAAAGAAATTTAAAGATCCAGATAATTAAAAAGCATTTTAAAAGCGACCTCAAAAAATCGGGCATTATAAAAGCTTCAATCATTGCTTTATTGAGAATATCACTGCTGAACAATCATATACATGATTTCTACAATAAAAGTGATCTTCTTAAAAGATACGCCAGGACTTTCGCTCATGAATGAAAGAAATACATCAACAAAGGATAAGTATAACAGCAAGAATGGTCTTTCATCCCAAGCCCTTCATGAAGAAGAGCTGAATGCACCTCCAGTCCGGAATAGATACGTGGTTGCCCATGTAAACCAAATCTGGTTTGCCCCATCGGAAACATTCATTTATAATTACATTGTCGGACTCCGCGCCTTTCACTCCATTTGCCTGTCATGGGAACGAGACAATCAGAACTTATTTCCTTTTATTGAAAACGATATGTATCTCCTTGGCCGAAGACGTTACTCTCCCGGATGGGTATTTAACAGCATTTATAAAAGAGTTCGGGGAATAGATTACTATTTAAAAAATATTCTTGAGTTGCGTAAAGCAAGAATAATTCATGCCCATTTTGGCCCTCATGGCGTTTATGCCATTCAAGCAAAGAAAAGGTTACATGTTCCCATAATTACAAGTTTTTACGGATATGACCTGTCTAAGAGATCAATTATTAAGGAATGGCGAGAAGGCTATACCCTGCTTTTTGAGGAAGGCGATCTTTTTCTTGTTGAAGGACCGCATATGAAATCGGTACTTATAGGTCTTGGATGTAAAGAAGATAAAATCCGAATTCAGAGAATTGCTTTACCTCTCAATAAGATTAAATTCGTTCCACGAAAACCAAAGAAACCAGGAGATAAGATAATGCTCGTTTTCAGTGGAAGATTTGTTGAAAAGAAGGGGCTCGTCAACGCGCTGCGAGCTCTGAAGATACTAAGTAGCAGGACATACAGTAATTATCAGTTTACAATTATTGGGGATGGACCCTTGAGGCCGGAAATTGAGAACTTCCTCGACACAAACAATATGAGGAAATATGTAAGAATAACAGGCTTCTTGCCTTACGATAGATACATTGAAGAGATGCAAGGAGGCGATATCTTTGTCCATCCGAGCATCACAGCAGCAGATGGCGACTCAGAAGGCGGTGCCCCGACGGTAATTCTGGAGGCCCAGGCAATGGGCATGCCTGTTGTCTCTACTTTTCACGGAGATATCCCGAATATCGTTGTGCCTGGCAAAAGCGCCCTTTTATCGGAAGAAGAAGATTATGAGAAACTGGCTGAAAATATTGCCATCCTTTTGGAGCACCAGGATGCCTGGGAACAAATGGGCAATACAGGGAGGAGACACATCGAGTCGTTTCATGATTTAAAAACTGAGATAACAGCCCTGGAAAACATATACTTTGGATTATTAGATAGAAAATAATGGGATTTTGCATGAGATTTTCTATATGACATACAAAGAAACTGCAAAGGCAATATTAAAAACAGCCATAAGACATACTTCCTTCAATCCTGTACATATGGGCGATTATATAAGAAACCTCTATTTCATGAAAACAATTCAGAAACTTCCCTTCAATAGATTTGCTTACGTCCTTGACGCTGGCTGCGGAGACGGACATCACGCCTTAAATATGGCAAAGAGATTTCCCTCTGTTCGTGTGACAGGATTAGATGTCTCTGCACCTACCAAAGCAGAGATATTCCCACCAAATCTTTTCTTTGCATCGCAGAATTTACTTGAACTTTTTGATTACCAACAATACGATTTTATCTACTCTATTGATGTCCTAGAACATATCCCGAACAACATTATTGTTATGAAAAACTTTTATCAGGCGCTCAAGAGGAGTGGTTACCTCTATCTTCATATGCCTGATAAATCGGTTGAAAAACGGATATTCCCCGAAAGATTATTCTACGACTTTGACAAGTGGGAAAAAGAGGAGCATATTGGCGAGAGATATATCCTTGAAGAAATAGAAAAACAACTTAAGGAACTTGGTTTTGAAATGATGGAGTCGGGTCATACCTTCGGTCTTTTAGGGCAGTTTGTTTGGGAAGTAGATAGAATAACAGATGATAAGATGATTCTTAAGATTATTTTAATGCCCTTTTTAAAGACCATGGCACAGGTTGCCGTAAGGCTCAAGGCAAAGGAAGGAGATATTTTTTGTTTGTTAAAAAAACCTTAATATATATAAGAACTGCTAAGCGAGGGCTAATGCCGTGAAAGACCCTGTCGTAACCGTATTAATAACTGTCTTTAACGGTGAGCACTATCTGGGTAAGGCCATAGAGAGTGTTCTTTCTCAGACTTTTTCCGATTTTGAGGTGCTTGTGGTAAATGACGGTTCAATCGATTCAACGAGCAAAATCCTCAATTCATACAAAGATGAGAGGATACGCGTTATCAGCAACAAAGAAAATACAGGGCCGGCTCGCTCATCGAATATAGGTTTAAGAATGGCAAAGGGCCGATATATTGCCCGGATGGATGCTGACGACATATCACTCCCTGAAAGGCTGGAAAAACAGGTTAGGTTTCTGGATTCTCACGAAAAAATAAAACTTATCGGTTCAGCATGGTATGCTATTGATGAAAACGGTCTGGAACAATCTGTTGTCATGCCCCCTCAGGGGCGTCATGCCGTACACTTTATGTGTCATGGCACAATAATGGCAAAAAGAGAATGCATTGAGGCGATCGGTTTTTATAATGAGATATTTCGATACTCCCTGGACTATGATTTTCTTCTTCGTTTTCAAGAAGCTTATGAAATCGGGATACTTGATGAACCTCTCTATAAATTGAGGATTCACTCACAATCCATCTCATATGTAAAAAGAATGGAACAGGAACTTTATGCAATCCTTGCCATAAGAATGGCAGAAAAAAGAAAAAATTCCAATGCCGGCATTTTTGGAAGACTTGACCCCGACCAATCTTCAATGTTGCTTAATGATACACTCAATGCATCATGGCTCAAAAAACGAAAAATGCTTTCCCGATTGTATTGCATCTGGAGTGAAGCTGCCATGTCATCAGATAGAAACAGGGCGGCGCTGTGGTATACCTTGCAGGCATGTGGGTTA harbors:
- a CDS encoding radical SAM protein produces the protein MRFKRVLFIYPDYPDNHYGGKSSHPPVGIGYIAEYLKRTDVDTATIDLGLQLPSSIFYKRLDEFKPDLIAISLMTFRYKHHYALIKNIESYADIPIAAGGPHLTAWKLNVLEQCKEIDFGVSLEGEHTMAALCSDEALTQIKGLIYRDGGDVRFNGERDLIEDLDTLPFPEYEGIDMSSYSDTMCISSSRGCPYGCIFCQSKSILGRHFRARSAGNLLNEIVFWYEKGIRNFSFIDDNFTMDSKRVVELCELIRMNNLKHLDLSATGVRADRVDEDLLRNMKDAGFTHLSFGVESASDNILKILKKNESVKEIERSVSLANKLGFFVRLYFVVGSPYETIEDVKKSIEFAEKYGTGGCNFGSLMPLPDTKLMEWVKENGNLLMDPEYYLNEFAEFERIPYYNGPGMTLDEKRTALEITEKVRIKLENRYQRNLKIQIIKKHFKSDLKKSGIIKASIIALLRISLLNNHIHDFYNKSDLLKRYARTFAHE
- a CDS encoding glycosyltransferase; this translates as MNERNTSTKDKYNSKNGLSSQALHEEELNAPPVRNRYVVAHVNQIWFAPSETFIYNYIVGLRAFHSICLSWERDNQNLFPFIENDMYLLGRRRYSPGWVFNSIYKRVRGIDYYLKNILELRKARIIHAHFGPHGVYAIQAKKRLHVPIITSFYGYDLSKRSIIKEWREGYTLLFEEGDLFLVEGPHMKSVLIGLGCKEDKIRIQRIALPLNKIKFVPRKPKKPGDKIMLVFSGRFVEKKGLVNALRALKILSSRTYSNYQFTIIGDGPLRPEIENFLDTNNMRKYVRITGFLPYDRYIEEMQGGDIFVHPSITAADGDSEGGAPTVILEAQAMGMPVVSTFHGDIPNIVVPGKSALLSEEEDYEKLAENIAILLEHQDAWEQMGNTGRRHIESFHDLKTEITALENIYFGLLDRK
- a CDS encoding class I SAM-dependent methyltransferase, with translation MTYKETAKAILKTAIRHTSFNPVHMGDYIRNLYFMKTIQKLPFNRFAYVLDAGCGDGHHALNMAKRFPSVRVTGLDVSAPTKAEIFPPNLFFASQNLLELFDYQQYDFIYSIDVLEHIPNNIIVMKNFYQALKRSGYLYLHMPDKSVEKRIFPERLFYDFDKWEKEEHIGERYILEEIEKQLKELGFEMMESGHTFGLLGQFVWEVDRITDDKMILKIILMPFLKTMAQVAVRLKAKEGDIFCLLKKP
- a CDS encoding glycosyltransferase, translating into MKDPVVTVLITVFNGEHYLGKAIESVLSQTFSDFEVLVVNDGSIDSTSKILNSYKDERIRVISNKENTGPARSSNIGLRMAKGRYIARMDADDISLPERLEKQVRFLDSHEKIKLIGSAWYAIDENGLEQSVVMPPQGRHAVHFMCHGTIMAKRECIEAIGFYNEIFRYSLDYDFLLRFQEAYEIGILDEPLYKLRIHSQSISYVKRMEQELYAILAIRMAEKRKNSNAGIFGRLDPDQSSMLLNDTLNASWLKKRKMLSRLYCIWSEAAMSSDRNRAALWYTLQACGLNPFNRSVYALLVYLTAKTIRGRFIALFYGHFSWIRQIYWNSRAFHIDENWGASQNDYDILKDVITTFKPDRILDVGCGTGRLFPLFDSLNVKEVVGQEVSAKALRIANKRYTLKNIKTINTSLLDLDLPSKFFDLAVSNRVLQHVPKVEIDLYVKKLAELSKYIYINEMCESDAVEEFYYMFQHDYEKLFEKNGFFVLKKGMIDKQTWHLFALKNVKGLS